The region GATGGTTATAGTTACCACCGCCGTTTACTGGCGCTTAAATTCTCCGCTTCACCCCACAAGGAGGCTAACGGGTCCTCTTAACGTTCCAGCACCGGGCAGGCGTCAGTCCGTATACATCGTCTTACGACTTCGCACGGACCTGTGTTTTTAATAAACAGTCGCTTCTCCCTGGCCTCTGCGGCCACCACCAGCTCCCACCGCACGGGCGTTCACCAGCAGTGGCCCCCCTTCTCCCGAAGTTACGGGGGCATTTTGCCGAATTCCTTAACCACAGTTCACCCGACCGCCTCGGTATACTCTACCTGACCACCTGTGTCGGTTTCGGGTACGGGCCATGCACACACTCGCTAGAGGCTTTTCTCGGCAGCATGGGATCACTCACTTCACCACCACGGCTACGCATCACCCCTCACCCCAATGGTGCGCGGATTTACCTACACACCGGGCTACAGGCTTACACCAGTACTACCACTCACTGGCAGAGCTACCCTCCTGCGTCACCCCATCACTTGACTACCGCGGAATCAGGTCCCATGCACCAACTACGCTCGTCCGAAGACTCACACAGCCAGCGGATGGTTAGTCTCAACCGTTTCACCATGGACGCATGCGCACGGGTACGGGAATATCAACCCGTTATCCATCGACTACGCCTGTCGGCCTCGCCTTAGGCCCCGACTCACCCTGGGCGGACGAACCTGCCCCAGGAACCCTTAGTCATCCGGCGGCAGAGATTCTCACTCTGCACTCGCTACTCATGCCTGCATTCTCACTCCCACACACTCCACACCAACCTTACGGCGGCACTTCACAGCATGCAGGACGCTCCCCTACCCAACACGACCTCAATCGCATTGACACGGCTTCGGCGGTGTACTTCAGCCCCGCTACATTGTCGGCGCAGGACCACTTGACCAGTGAGCTATTACGCACTCTTTCAAGGATGGCTGCTTCTAAGCCAACCTCCTGGTTGTCTCAGCGATCCCACATCCTTTCCCACTAAGCACACACTTAGGGGCCTTAGCCGGTGTTCTGGGCTGTTTCCCTCTCGACGACGAAGCTTCTCCCCCGCCGTCTCACTGCCACGCTTCACCCAAGGCGTATTCGGAGTTTGGCTGACGTCAGTAACCTGATAGGGCCCATCAGCCAACCAGTGCTCTACCCCACCCGGGAAACACGCAACGCTGCACCTAAATGCATTTCGGGGAGAACCAGCTATCACGGAGTTTGATTGGCCTTTCACCCCTACCCACAACTCATCCCCCAGGTTTTCAACCCTGGTGGGTTCGGGCCTCCACACGGTCTTACCCGCGCTTCACCCTGGCCATGGGTAGATCACCCCGCTTCGGGTCTGCACCACGCGACTCAAACGCCCTCTTCAGACTCGCTTTCGCTCCGACTACCCCACACACGGGTTAACCTCGCCACGCAGCAGCAACTCGCAGGCTCATTCTTCAAAAGGCACGCCATCACCCAAAGGCTCTGACGGATTGTAGGCACACGGTTTCAGGAACTCTTTCACTCCCCTCCCGGGGTACTTTTCACCATTCCCTCACGGTACTATCCGCTATCGGTCACCAGGAAGTATTTAGGCTTAGCGAGTGGTCCCGCCAGATTCACAGCGCCCTCCACGGAAACGCTGCTACTCGGGAACACCACCACACGCGGCATATCGGTTTTCGCCTACGGGACTCTCACCCACTCCGGCCAGGCATCCCAACCTGTTCAACTAACCAACACACACACGCTGAAGAGTCAGCAGCCTCCTCCAGCAGCGCCCCACAACACCGCACACGCAACCCCTGCCAGGTATCCCACATGCACGGTTTAGCCTCCTCCGCTTTCGCTCGCCACTACTCACGGAATCACCAGTGTTTTCTCTTCCTACGGGTACTAAGATGTTTCACTTCCCCGCGTTCCCCCCAACACCCTATACATTCAGATGCTGGTAACCCGACATCACTCGGGCTGGGTTTCCCCATTCGGACATCCTCGGATCACAGCTCGGTTGACAACTCCCCGAGGCATATCGCAGCCTCCCACGTCCTTCATCGGCTCCTGGTGCCAAGGCATCCACCATGTGCCCTTTCAAACTTGGCCACAAAGATGCTCGCATCCACTATACAGTTCTCAAACAACAACCAGACGAGCCCACACACAGTGTGTTCCCTCAGGACCCAACAACGTGCCAAACGATCTTCAAGCCTTGAACAACAAGACCAACGGTCAGCGTTTCCACTAATCCTCCGAGCACCCACAGCGCAAGAACACTCGCCTTGCCCACCATGGACACCCCACCAACAGACAACTGTCGATGGACGTGATGCTGCTCCTTAGAAAGGAGGTGATCCAGCCGCACCTTCCGGTACGGCTACCTTGTTACGACTTCGTCCCAATCGCCAGTCCCACCTTCGACCACTCCCCCCCAAAGGGTTGGGCCATGGGCTTCGGGTGTTACCGACTTTCATGACGTGACGGGCGGTGTGTACAAGGCCCGGGAACGTATTCACCGCAGCAATGCTGATCTGCGATTACTAGCGACTCCGACTTCACGGGGTCGAGTTGCAGACCCCGATCCGAACTGAGACCAGCTTTAAGGGATTCGCTCCACCTCACGGCATCGCAACCCTCTGTACCGGCCATTGTAGCATGTGTGAAGCCCTGGACATAAGGGGCATGATGACTTGACGTCATCCCCACCTTCCTCCGAGTTGACCCCGGCAGTCTCCCGCGAGTCCCCACCATTACGTGCTGGCAACACAGGACAAGGGTTGCGCTCGTTGCGGGACTTAACCCAACATCTCACGACACGAGCTGACGACAGCCATGCACCACCTGTACACCAACCACAAGGGAAACCCCATCTCTGAGGCAGTCTAGTGCATGTCAAACCCAGGTAAGGTTCTTCGCGTTGCATCGAATTAATCCACATGCTCCGCCGCTTGTGCGGGCCCCCGTCAATTCCTTTGAGTTTTAGCCTTGCGGCCGTACTCCCCAGGCGGGGCGCTTAATGCGTTAGCTACGGCACAGGAACCGTGGAAACAGTCCCCACACCTAGCGCCCAACGTTTACGGCGTGGACTACCAGGGTATCTAATCCTGTTCGCTCCCCACGCTTTCGCTCCTCAGCGTCAGTATCGGCCCAGAGACCCGCCTTCGCCACCGGTGTTCCTCCTGATATCTGCGCATTTCACCGCTACACCAGGAATTCCAGTCTCCCCTACCGAACTCAAGTCTGCCCGTATCGACCGCAAGCTGAAGGTTAAGCCTCCAGTTTTCACGAACGACGCGACAAACCGCCTACGAGCTCTTTACGCCCAATAAATCCGGACAACGCTCGCACCCTACGTATTACCGCGGCTGCTGGCACGTAGTTAGCCGGTGCTTCTTCTACACCTACCGTCACCCGAAGGCTTCGTCGATGTCGAAAGAGGTTTACAACCCGAAGGCCGTCATCCCCCACGCGGCGTTGCTGCGTCAGGCTTTCGCCCATTGCGCAAGATTCCCCACTGCTGCCTCCCGTAGGAGTCTGGGCCGTGTCTCAGTCCCAGTGTGGCCGGTCACCCTCTCAGGCCGGCTACCCGTCGTCGCCTTGGTAGGCCATCACCCCACCAACAAGCTGATAGGCCGCGGGCTCATCCTGCACCGCCGGAACTTTCCACACACAGACCATGCGGCCATGTGTCCTATCCGGTATTAGACCCAGTTTCCCGGGCTTATCCCAGAGTACAGGGCAGATTACCCACGTGTTACTCACCCGTTCGCCACTCATCCACACCCGAAGATGCTTCAGCGTTCGACTTGCATGTGTTAAGCACGCCGCCAGCGTTCGTCCTGAGCCAGGATCAAACTCTCCAACAATGACTGTCGAAAACAATCCCAGCAGACACTCAAACAACCCCACAGGGCCGGAGCGCCATACTCAAAGAAACCACCAAACCCCACAAACAACCATCAAGGCCGTTCACGAGATCCAGGGGCATACAATCTACACTAACCTAAATCATCGGCACGCTGTTGAGTTCTCAAAGAACACACCCACACCATCACCCCGACCCCATTTTCAGGCCGCGAAGCTCCGGGGAGCATTTCCTCTCGCTTGTGTCCACCACACTAGCAGACCCGATTTTCGGCGATTTCAGGGGGGTCGGCCTTTCCCGTTTCCCACCGCGCTCACCGAACGAGCACTGCATTTGAGTTGTCAACACCAGTCAAGCTATCAAAGCTCATTCGTGTTTCAAGGCCGCCCACTCTACCACCCGAAGGCAGGAGCTTGGTTCGCAACCCCCGTCAGTGCCCGGTCCGTTTCTCCGTCCGGCCCGTTCCGCGCTGACAAGAGAAAATCTACAGCACCCTGAACACCCCCTGAACACCACCCCCCTCTAACAACAAAACACCAGGTCAGAAGGCACGAATGCGGTTGTGGTGACTGATTGGGCCACGATGACCGGCGGTCACACGTTCCGGTCAATGTCGGCTCGAAGGTGACCGGATCCGGGGTCGTCGTCTCTCAGTAATGCGGGAGATCAACAGAACCAGGGGAGGTTCCATGACCGCAGTCCTGGCTCCTGCCGGAGCCGAGGTGACCGAGAGGACCGCGTGCGCGCTCGCCCGCTCCGCCGGCGAGCAGATCCTCGACGTCCTCGCGGGGCGGAGATCCGTGCCGCAGCTGCGCCGGCATCTGTCGAGTCCGGTCGCTGCGCTGCTCCTGGCGCTCCTGCCCCGGTGGTACGCAGAAGGCCCGGACTACCGGCTGCGTTCCGTTCACGCGAGCCTGACCGATGACCACACGGTCGAGGCTTGCCTGATCGTCGGAACCACCAGCCGGGTCCGGGCCCTGGTGATGCGACTCGAGCAGGAGGAAGCACGGTGGGTGTGCACCGTGCTGTCCCTGCTTTGAGCTCAGCGGCGCTTGTTCTTCTTGGCCTCGGCCCGCGCCGCGGCGCGGCGCTCGCGCCGGGTGCTCGTGCCGTTGCCCTGCTCACCGGCGGACTCGCTGGTGGTCTGGACGCCACCCTGCTCCGTCGGGCCGGAGTAGTTCAGCCGCTGCTTCTCCGGGGCGTCGAGGCCCTTGCCGCGCAGCGCGGACGGGGCCTGCGTGGTGCTGCCGGGAAGCTGGCTGAGCGCCGGGCCCGCCGACGTCGGCTTCGCGCGCCTGACCTGCGACTGCGCCGCGGCGGCCTCCGCGGCCGCCTGCAGGTCGGGGGTCGGCTCCGCGGACCGGCTGACCGACACCGGCACGGAAGGCTGCTCGGGCGCGGGCTCCGGCTCGGCGGCCTCGACCTGCACGTTGAACAGGAAGCCGACCGACTCCTCCTTCAGCGCGTCGAGCATCGCGTGGAACATGTCGAAGCCCTCCCGCCGGTACTCCACCAGCGGGTCGCGCTGGGCCATGGCCCGCAGACCGATGCCCTCCTTGAGGTAGTCCATCTCGTAGAGGTGCTCGCGCCACTTGCGGTCGAGCACGCTGAGCACGACCCGACGCTCCAGCTCCCGCATCGCCCCCGGGCCGACCTTGCCGTCCACCTCGGCCTCGCGCTTGGCGTAGGCGGCCTCGGCATCGGCGAGCACCTCTTCGAGCAGCCGCTCCTTGCTCAGGTCCTCGTCGCTGTCGACCAGGGCCTCCCAGCTGACCGAGACCGGGTACAGCGTCTTGAGCGCCGACCACAGCTTCTCGAAGTCCCAGTCCTCGGCGTAGCCGTCGGCGGTCGCCGCGTTGACGTACTCGGTGACGACGTCGCGGATCATGTGCCTGACCTGCTCCTGCAGGTCCTCGCCTTCCAGCACGCGGCGGCGCTCGTCGTAGATGACGCTGCGCTGCTGGTTCATGACCTCGTCGTACTTGAGGACGTTCTTGCGGATCTCCATGTTCTGCTGCTCGACCTGGGTCTGAGCGCTGCGGATCGCGCGGGTGACCATCTTGTGCTCGATCGGCACGTCGTCGGGCACCTTCAGGCGGGTCATGACCGTCTCGACCATCGCGGCGTTGAAGCGGCGCATGAGCTCGTCGCCGAGCGAGAGGTAGAACCGGGACTCACCGGGGTCGCCCTGACGGCCGGAGCGGCCGCGGAGCTGGTTGTCGATGCGCCGGGACTCGTGCCGCTCGGTGCCGAGCACGTACAGGCCGCCGAGCTCCCGGACCTCCTCGGCCTCGGCCTCGACCTGCTCCTTGATCTTCTCGACCACCGCGGGCCACTGGGCCTCGTACTCCTCGCGGTTGTCGACCGGGTCCAGGCCGCGCTTGCGCAGCTCGGCGTCGGCGAGGTGGTCGACGTTGCCGCCGAGCACGATGTCGGTACCGCGGCCGGCCATGTTGGTGGCGACCGTGACGGCGCCCTTGCGGCCGGCCTCGGCGATGATCGCCGCCTCCGACTGGTGGTACTTGGCGTTCAGCACGTTGTGCGGAACGCCCTTCTTCACCAGCAGCTTCGCCAGGTACTCGGAGCGCTCGACGCTGGTCGTGCCGACCAGGACCGGCTGGCCCTTGCGGTGCTTCTCCTCGATGTCCTCGGCGACCGCCTCGAACTTGGCGACCTCGCTCTTGTAGACCAGGTCGGGCTGGTCGGCCCTGGCCATCGGGCGGTTGGTCGGGATCGGCACCACGCCGAGCTTGTAGGTGCCGTTGAACTCGGCGGCCTCGGTCTCGGCGGTACCGGTCATGCCGGCGAGCTTCTCGTAGAGGCGGAAGTAGTTCTGCAGCGTGATCGTGGCCAGCGTCTGGTTCTCGGCCTTGATCTCGACGCCTTCCTTGGCCTCGATCGCCTGGTGCATGCCCTCGTTGTAGCGGCGGCCGTGCAGGATGCGGCCGGTGAACTCGTCGACGATGACGACCTCGCCGTTGCGGACGATGTAGTCCTTGTCGCGCTTGTAGAGCTCCTTGGCCTTCAGCGCGTTGTTGAGGTAGCCGACCAGCGGGGTGTTGGCCGCCTCGTAGAGGTTCTCGATGCCGAGCTGGTCCTCGATGATCGTGACGCCGTCCTCGGTCACACCGACCGTGCGCTTGCGCTCGTCGACCTCGTAGTGCTGGTCCTTCTTCAGCATCGGGGCAAGCCGGGCGAACTCCTGGTACCACCGCGAGGACTGGTCGGCCGGACCGGAGATGATCAGCGGTGTGCGGGCCTCGTCGATCAGGATGGAGTCGACCTCGTCGACGATGGAGAAGAAGTGGCCGCGCTGCACGCAGTCGGCCAGGCTCCACGCCATGTTGTCGCGGAGGTAGTCGAACCCGAACTCGTTGTTGGTGCCGTAGGTGATGTCGGCCGCGTAGGCGTGGCGCCGCTGCTCCGGCGTCATGTCGGCCATGATGGCGCCGACCTCGAGGCCGAGGAAGCGGTGCACCCGGCCCATCCAGTCGGCGTCGCGCTTGGCCAGG is a window of Saccharopolyspora erythraea NRRL 2338 DNA encoding:
- the secA gene encoding preprotein translocase subunit SecA — encoded protein: MVLSRLLRAGEGKLLKRLRRIAAHINELEDDVLALSDAELRAKTDEFKRRHTDGESLDELLPEAFAVAREGARRTLGQRHFDVQLMGGAALHLGQIAEMKTGEGKTLTCVLPAYLNAIAGRGVHVVTVNDYLAKRDADWMGRVHRFLGLEVGAIMADMTPEQRRHAYAADITYGTNNEFGFDYLRDNMAWSLADCVQRGHFFSIVDEVDSILIDEARTPLIISGPADQSSRWYQEFARLAPMLKKDQHYEVDERKRTVGVTEDGVTIIEDQLGIENLYEAANTPLVGYLNNALKAKELYKRDKDYIVRNGEVVIVDEFTGRILHGRRYNEGMHQAIEAKEGVEIKAENQTLATITLQNYFRLYEKLAGMTGTAETEAAEFNGTYKLGVVPIPTNRPMARADQPDLVYKSEVAKFEAVAEDIEEKHRKGQPVLVGTTSVERSEYLAKLLVKKGVPHNVLNAKYHQSEAAIIAEAGRKGAVTVATNMAGRGTDIVLGGNVDHLADAELRKRGLDPVDNREEYEAQWPAVVEKIKEQVEAEAEEVRELGGLYVLGTERHESRRIDNQLRGRSGRQGDPGESRFYLSLGDELMRRFNAAMVETVMTRLKVPDDVPIEHKMVTRAIRSAQTQVEQQNMEIRKNVLKYDEVMNQQRSVIYDERRRVLEGEDLQEQVRHMIRDVVTEYVNAATADGYAEDWDFEKLWSALKTLYPVSVSWEALVDSDEDLSKERLLEEVLADAEAAYAKREAEVDGKVGPGAMRELERRVVLSVLDRKWREHLYEMDYLKEGIGLRAMAQRDPLVEYRREGFDMFHAMLDALKEESVGFLFNVQVEAAEPEPAPEQPSVPVSVSRSAEPTPDLQAAAEAAAAQSQVRRAKPTSAGPALSQLPGSTTQAPSALRGKGLDAPEKQRLNYSGPTEQGGVQTTSESAGEQGNGTSTRRERRAAARAEAKKNKRR
- a CDS encoding Rv3235 family protein, translated to MTAVLAPAGAEVTERTACALARSAGEQILDVLAGRRSVPQLRRHLSSPVAALLLALLPRWYAEGPDYRLRSVHASLTDDHTVEACLIVGTTSRVRALVMRLEQEEARWVCTVLSLL